A genomic stretch from Microcebus murinus isolate Inina chromosome 19, M.murinus_Inina_mat1.0, whole genome shotgun sequence includes:
- the CCZ1 gene encoding vacuolar fusion protein CCZ1 homolog: protein MAAAAAGTGAGAWAAQEKQFPPALLSFFIYNPRFGPREGEEENKILFYHPNEVEKNEKIRNVGLCEAIVQFTRTFSPSKPAKSLHTQKNRQFFNEPEENFWMVMVVRNPIIEKQSKDGKPIVEYQEEELLDKVYSSVLQQCYSMYKLFNGTFLKAMEDGGVKLLKERLEKFFHRYLQTLHLQSCDLLDIFGGISFFPLDKMTYLKIQSFINRMEESLNIVKYTAFLYNDQLIWSGLEQDDMRILYKYLTTSLFPRHIEPELAGRDSPIRAEMPGNLQHYGRFLTGPLNLNDPEAKCRFPKIFVNTDDTYEELHLIVYKAMSAAVCFMIDASIQLTLDFCRRLDSIVGPQLTVLASDICEQFNINKRMSGSEKEPQFKFIYFNHMNLAEKSTIHMRKTPSVSLTSVHPDLMKILGDINSDFTRVDEDEEIIVKAMSDYWVVGKKSDQRELYVILNQKNANLIEVNEEVKKLCATQFNNIFFLD from the exons ATGGCTGCAGCAGCGGCCGGGACAGGGGCTGGGGCTTGGGCGGCCCAGGAGAAGCAGTTCCCGCCGGCGTTGCTGAGCTTCTTCATCTACAACCCGCGCTTCGGGCCGCGGGAGGGAGAG gaggaaaataaaattttgttttatcatccaaatgaagtagaaaagaatgaaaaaattagaaatgtcgGATTATGTGAAGCTATTGTACAGTTTACCAG gaCCTTTAGCCCATCAAAACCTGCAAAATCTTTACATACACAGAAGAATAGACAGTTCTTCAATGAACCAGAAGAAAATTTCTGGATGGTCATG GTTGTTCGAAATCCTATAATTGAAAAGCAAAGTAAAGATGGAAAACCAATTGTTGAATACCAAGAGGAGGAGTTGTTg GACAAGGTTTATAGTTCAGTACTACAACAGTGCTACAGCATGTACAAG ctttttaatGGTACATTTTTGAAAGCCATGGAAGATGGAGGGGTCAAGCTTCTAAAAGAAAGACTAGAGAAATTCTTCCATCGG taTTTGCAAACGTTGCATTTGCAGTCATGTGACCTACTTGACATTTTTGGTGGAATCAGCTTCTTCCCAttggataaaatgacttatttgaaAATCCagtcttttattaatagaatggagGAAAGCCTGAATATAGTCAAATACACTGCATTTCTCTATAATGATCAACTCATCTG GAGTGGATTAGAACAAGATGACATGAGAATTTTGTACAAATACCTCACCACCTCTCTTTTTCCAAGGCACATCGAACCTGAG TTGGCAGGAAGGGATTCTCCAATAAGGGCAGAAATGCCAGGAAATCTTCAACACTACGGAAG atttcttaCTGGACCTTTGAACCTTAATGATCCAGAAGCAAAATGCAGATTCCCCaaaatttttgtaaatacagatgacacTTATGAAGAGCTCCATTTAATTGTTTATAAG GCCATGAGTGCGGCTGTGTGCTTTATGATTGATG cTTCTATCCAGCTGACATTGGATTTTTGCCGGAGACTGGACAGCATTGTTGGGCCCCAGCTCACGGTACTGGCTTCCGACATTTGTGAGCAATTCAACATCAACAAAAGGATGTCTGG GTCTGAAAAGGAGCCCCAGTTTAAATTTATCTACTTCAACCATATGAATTTAGCAGAGAAAAGTACAATTCACATGAGGAAAACACCAAGTGTTTCACTTACGTCTGTTCATCCAGATTTAATGAAGATTCTAGGTGACATCAATAGTGATTTTACTAG AGtagatgaagatgaagaaatcATCGTGAAAGCCATGAGTGATTACTGGGTTGTTGGGAAAAAGTCGGATCAGCGGGAGCTGTATGTTATTTTGAATCAAAAAAACGCAAACCTGATTGAAGTAAATG AAGAAGTAAAGAAACTTTGTGCAACACAGTTCAATAACATATTCTTCTTGGATTGA
- the OCM2 gene encoding oncomodulin-2, with translation MSITDVLSADDIAAALQECQDPDTFEPQKFFQTSGLSKMSASQVKDVFRFIDNDQSGYLDEEELKFFLQKFESGARELTESETKSLMAAADNDGDGKIGAEEFQEMVHS, from the exons ATGAGCATCACCGACGTGCTTAGTGCTGATGACATTGCAGCGGCCCTGCAGGAATGCCAAG ACCCAGATACTTTTGAACCCCAAAAATTCTTCCAGACATCAGGCCTCTCCAAGATGTCGGCCAGTCAGGTGAAGGACGTTTTCCGGTTCATAGACAATGACCAGAGTGGATATCTGGATGAAGAAGAGCTTAA GTTTTTCCTCCAGAAGTTTGAGAGTGGTGCTAGAGAACTGACCGAGTCAGAAACCAAGTCCTTGATGGCAGCTGCGGACAATGATGGCGATGGAAAGATTGGGGCTGAGG AATTCCAGGAAATGGTGCATTCTTAA